GAGATTGTGCAATCAACCCTAGGACCAGACATCGTGATGTGGTCCACAGCTGCCAAGCGGGTCCTCATCATTGAGTTAACCGTGCCGTGGGAAGAGGGAATACCATCTGCACACGAGACCCAGCGGCTCAAGTACACCAAGCTGACAGCAGAGTGCAAAGAGGCAGGGTGGGCAGCATCCATCCACCCAGTGGAGGTCGGGTGCAGGGGCTTCGTTGGCAGGTCAGCGATCCAGCTTCTCCGCGCTCTAGGAACAACAGGGGCAAAACTACAGCGAGCAATCAAGGAGCTAGCAGAAGAGGCAGAAAAAGCAAGCTACTGGTTGTGGTTAAGGAGGAAAGATAGCAGATGGGGTCAGACACCCCAATAGGGTTAGATGCAGGGAGTGGTAGGGAGACGTCCCAAGATGCCACTTGCCCCCCCACCTGGAGATGTACTGGCTAGGGGGCGAAACATCAGTGAAAGGTGGCACCAGCTGACGATCCTGCATCTGACCCAAAGTGCACTGGAGGAGGTGCGACAGGCAAAATGTCCAGCAGGTAATACCATCTCAACCTGTATATACTACTGTACATCTTGATTCACCCATTCATTATCATGTTACAAATTATTGTGTCAAACACAGAATCAGTTACATAAGTTGGACACattttcatgactttattttatcaaaaacatttgcaacactGAAATGACAGTATGATCAATACAAGATCTATATTAAAATGTGATCTGTTTACTCATTTACTCATGAGGATAAGTGATACATgcacatatgtacagtatactgtacactatTGGCTCAACACATTTTTTGAGCTCTTTCAATATGAAGACACATATTAACATAATTAAATATGTTTCTTATCTTCAACAGCTTGTCATGTTAGGCAACAGTTTCCTCCTTGTCAATGTCTTGACTGAGTTTCAGTGGTGAATAATGTTCCAAGGGAAGGTCAAAATACACCTGATCATCAAAACATAAGTCATCTGTGGGTGATGCAAGGTAAGGTATTTTCAAGACCACACCTGTGAGCATGCCTCCTACAGCTGACAGTCCTATAGTGGAGAAGATAGCTGCTACCTGGAAGAGAGCCTGTTCTCCTGCAGTCCTCCCTAAACCCGGCTGCAAACCAGGTATTAATGCCTGGAGCTCAAGTAGCTTGGGGTCCCCTTCTTCTGGGGCTCTGTGGTTAAAGATCTCATAAAAACTCGGGCCATAGACTTCCTCACTGGCCGTCATTATGGCACAAATCCCTGCAGTACAAGATATAAGTCCCGTTAGGCCGTGCAAGTTATGTATTCCACATTGATCCTGGATTTTGAAGCGGTGTGCTAAGAGGGGGCTCAAGAACTTGTATCCCAGCATGCATGCAGTGCAGCCCACCATACCCAGAACATACGCAGCTGCAGGTGAAATCATCATATCGACAGATGCGCCGACTGTCACGCCTCCAGCCAAGGTCACGTTCTGGATGTCTGCAATGCTGAGTTTGCCTTTTTTGTTGATCATAGCAGAAAGAGCGAAAGCCGTGATGGTGGAAGCACACAGACCTAAGAAGGTGTGGAGGATGGCCCTGTGCTGGCCATCGCCTTTCAGTGTTAATGCTGAGTTGAATGAGGGCCAGAAGACCCAGAGGAACAAGGTCCCCATCAGAGACAGGATGTCCGACTGGTAGCTGGTACTCTCCTTTGTGTGACCTTCATTAAGGCGAGGTCTGTACAGCACAAAAGTGACACCTAAGCCAAAGTAACAGGCAAAGAGATGGATGAGGATGGAGCCCCCTGCATCGTTTATCTTCAGGTATTTCAGCACTGCCCATTCTGTGACTGCAAACACGGGCACCTCCAGGAGAGCCATGACAAGCAGCTGCAGCGGACTTGTCTTCCCCAACACTGCCCCGAAGGAGATGAGCACCACAGCACAGGCGAACTCTGCATTTATGAGATTGATCACCCCGAGGTGAATTTTACCATCATGGCTGAACTGGAAGTACCCTTGCACTAGAATGGCCCACTGGATGGAAAAAGTAGCCACCAGAAAGTTAAAAACCATCCCTCCAAAGCCATAGAGTCGGAAAAATGCCAGCAGGCATCCAAAGCCGATGAAAATCATCACCTGTACGTCTGTAAAAAAAGGGTAGTCTCGGTACACTGCATTGTCCATGGGTCTGGTCTCGTTGGTGTGAAATCTGGCATCAGCTTGGTCATCATATGTGACAAAAGTGGCAAACAGACCCACAATCATCACCTCCactgtaaacacaaacacagggaATCTCACCCGCAGGCTGCTTGAGCTCTGCTTCATTGTAGGAGGTCTTGGCATTAAATGACAATCCTTTCATTTGCAGGCAGGATTATCATTGCACAGATAAGCGAGGGCAACGATCAAGTCTGCTCCCGCTCAAACAAGTACAGATATCCACGAGCATGAACTTTGGATGAGGTAGTAAAATGTCTTGCAATTCAAACAGGTTTTTCATCTTTAAAACAAACTACTTCATCTGGAGTGTCAGGTTATTAAATACACCTTCCAAGAGCACCCTCCACCACCATGAATTTCCCACCTGTACTTTCTTGAGTAACAAAAGAGAAATGTAAAGACATTTCACATAATTATTACTGCACTCCAAAGATCAAGTATTCATACAAGTTATTCCATGGTTAAACATTCAATTGGCCTTTCACTATCAGCATGCTTTCCTTGGATCAATTATTCAATTAAGCGAGCTCTGTACTTTTTGCAATGTCTGTGTTTACTTCTAATCTCAAAAACACCATACACacgcagccactgaaaaatgttttgagGTCATGCAGTACATTTCAATATAATTCAGCTCATTCCATCTCAACATAGAGTTGCACACATTTTCATGACGTTGGAATGCACCACAGCCTATATGATAACAGATCTTCTAATGCAAAATGTGACCTGTAAAGACAACATTCTACACAGTTTAACAAGGACATACTTGGCAAACAAAATGCTAACCAGTCAGACTGTTTTGAGATTTAATATACCATAGAATCCACAATAAAAGTCAGCAATTATTCACCATAAGATAATATCACCACGACCCGTGTGCTTCCATACAACTCAGCTTCTTTATCTTAAATGAGATAAGAGGTCATCAAATACAGCACAGGCTGTTTTACGTGCAAAACCTTTATTGACACACATTCACGTTtgaaattttactttatttatcaaGTGCCTGTCTCTATACACTTTCCCGGCTTTCTCTCGCTCTCACTCTCACTCgtgcataaacacacacacacacacacccacacacactcacacaaacacgGAGCAAAATGTAACGTATTGGAAGAGAATAATTGACCTGTGCACTTGTacataaaaacatgaatgttttcaCAGACCTTCACAAAAAATCCTGTTGATGTTTGGTGATGATTAGAATAAAAACAGTTGATGCAATGAACACTGCAGTGTGGCTGTATACTTGTTTAACTATTTAAATCCAACTTAACAACAACTACTTTAATAACTTAAACAAATAATTGTGCAGCTCTTTTGAGAATAATTTAGTCATTGATGTGATCTTAACATTATCATATCAAAATCACCTGATCTGTGTGTGTCCATGCAAACCATTAAaagacaacaaacaaacatagaCATTATGGGATGAAGAAATACTGAGTACATGCAACACCGTGTATTggagaaaagacaaaataattccATAACCAGTGGGAACAGAACAGCTGAAAGGACGATTGAAAGAGGTTTTGCAGTCTGTTTACAGTACAACATCAGACTTCAGGGCATTCAGGAGTAGATGGTAATGACTTCACGACCACCTCCACGGACTAGAAGAACCCGATTGAGACCCTCTGTGAGCACCTCAAGAAACTCCATGTCTGGTGGACAGTTCCAGTAAAGGAGTAACATTCTTACACGACAGAGAGGAACAAATGCTTATACATTAATACAAGATAAATATGTCATACAtgaaaaaagttcaacatttaTTTTGGCCAGTGAGGTGACAGCTGACAAATTAGTATGGGCTATGGTGGAGTGTCCCGTATGCACTTTGTCACACACCGTATTTTAACAGCATttacaaatgaacaaaatatcaatattttgacaaTTAATTACCACTACCAGTTAGGAgtttaagtgtgtgtttgttgggttatgtaaaaaatattgtattgaaACCTTTAGAATGGTTGTGGCATGGGCTAaacaaaatatctgaatatttatCTTTGTGGACACTCTTAACTGCACAGATATGGCAGTCATGTCTTCCCCTTCTTGATCTGTTTGTCAATTTGTGCATTACTGGATGCCCGGAGGGGAACGGTATCACCACAACAGTCATTGTCTTATTGATTTTGCAGTTGATAAGTTTGTTTGAACCTCCTTAAGGAGGTTCTTATTGTGGCAgcttgctggaaattacatgCCGTGTCTTGTAAAAGTAGAttgttgttttccttttccTGCCTCATGGCAAAATCATTTAATTTTCTCTTTTCAGCAAGGCGAACAAACATATGCAGCActacacaaaagtgagtacaatcAAAATAGCTGGCAACCCAAGATAGTTGTGTCTTGCCTACTGTCAAGCATTGTGATGCTCACAGTAGCATTTCTGGACATCTGGGGGCCTGAAGCGGAATTTGGCTTCAGGGCCCATTCCTGGTTAATAACTGATGATGCTAGTGTTTGGGGGCCCTAAACAGCCGATTAGGTCGAATACAGGGAGAAATGCGTCTGGGTGCTCACACAAATTACTGACATtctggacacaatttggacatgatCACTGTGAAGTGTTTTATGTACGGTACTGAGCTATTCAAACAATAATGgttgtgttgacttattttcagtggatagcaaatctgtactgctatacaagctgtacactgaccagTCTAAGTTAGATCCAAGTTTCATGTCTCtactgtagtattgtcccttgagatgatataataatatggtTGCTGAAAGTTGAAGGGTGCACAcatttttgtgagatactatatttatgtacagtatatagagaCAAAAAACGTTGGCAAGGATACAGTTTTCTTCACCCACACGATTTTTCGGGGGTCCTGGCATGTTGAGCAGGACAAGCTTTGCCTCCTTGGACTTCTTTGCGATGACCTCATTGAGCCTCAAGGCTGTGTGCATGCGTCTCACATCTATCTGGTtccttttgcagaaaaaaacaacatgcttAAGAGCGGATCCAGTTATTCAGGTCAATATTTAGTCTCAGTGCAACGTGCTCATACTTACAAGTTTTCCCACTCTCTGCAGCAACATGCCACAAGAAAAATTATAAAGTGGGAATTATATACAGGCTGTGCTCATACAGGAAGCTACATTTGTCATAGGTATTGTAAACCTTTTTCTGGTCACATGTCTAACTAGAGCAGGACGGTGAACACACCACTGGCCCTATGTCCGTTTTTTGCGTGCTGGATGTCATGTCTGTTTACTGTGTGTTACAAGCTGAAAGAAACCACTCACGGTTTCATGCTGAAGAGATCTTTGCCAGCTTCCAGGTTCTTCCCCTTGTCTGCTCCCTTGCTGTCTGTCCAGGTGGCTCCGCCCCCTGCAGGGGCAGTGAGGCTGGTGGGGCTGGCAGGTGTGGAGGCGTTCTTGCTGTGGATGAGCTGGACCTGTTTTGAGTTGGAAACAGTCATTACATAACAACGTGAAAGGGTGAAAGAAAGTAAAGAGATGCCATGAGCCAAGGACAAGGTTGAAGCTCTTGGAGTGTGTCTAGACAGTGACCACCACAGCAACACCGAGCAAGGGCCTCAAATTTTCCCGAAGTGAGATGAAATGAGTTTTTGGCCCAACTGGAAACCATATATTTAGTGAATTTTTCCCTCAAGAGCAATCTTTCCCAAACTTGGAAGGGCTCCTACATTTTTCTTGGCAAGTCTATTTGATTTGTATATTGTGGGAAAAATGTGTCAGTAACAGTCtaacgtttggacacaccttcttcTTAATTGTGTACAAACTTCAGATTGGAACTACACTCAACTAAAGTATAAACGCAATACTTTtgcttttgctcccatctttcatgagctaaaCTCAAAGATTTAAGATGTAAGATTTTCCaggtacacaaaaggcctattgcTCTCAactattgttcacaaatctgtctagtTAGTTTTgtggtttattatttatttatcaaggACAATGTGCAAACACATTCATCTTTACAAAAGAAGAGATGTTTTACACAAGATTTAGTTACAGCTACTTTCCATATTCAGCCCCTGGGCAGGTAGATTTAggcaataaaatacagtcaatacCAATAACGTCAACTCAAAATAAACTCAGAATGCATACAGTTCATCCATCCGTGTACTCATCTATCGATAGCCATTCACACAACACCCCagtcaacaatttaaaatgaacaTGTAAATCTGTGTTAATGAGCGCAATTGCACAGGTGTGTTGAGGGAGAGTGCAATAGGCCTGCTGATTGCAGGAATTTCCACCAGAGCTGTTGACAGTGAatttaatgttcatttctctgaGAGGAATTTCAGAGGATTTCGCAGTATATCCAACTCTCATCACACCACGTGTAACCATACCAGCCCCGGACTTCCACATCGAGCATCTTaacctccaagatcgtctgagatGATTTGCACAAACTGCCAGAAActgtctcagggaagctcattcGCATACTTGTCATCTTGACCTGACTGCAGTAAGTCCTCGCAAATGCTCACATTAGATGGCGCCTGGCACTTTGGAGATGAATCCCGGTTGTCACTATGCAGGATAGATGGCAGACAGCTTGTGTGGCATTGTGTGGGTGAGCGGTTTGCTGATGAttgagtggcccatggtggtggtggggttagATTACAGGCGCGCGCATGTTACAGACAACAAACACAGTTCAATTTACTGATGTCATGCATGCACAGAAAGACTGTGACGAGTTCCTGAGACCCATTGTTGAGCCATTCATCCatgaccatcacctcatgttgtcGAATGATAATGcatggccccatgttgcaagcatctgtacacaattcctggaagctgaaatcatcccagtacttgcatggccagcatactcacggGACTTATCACCTATTgaacatgtttgggatgctctggatcggtggtggtcacaccagatactaaCTTGTTTTCTGACCCCAAACCTGGGAACCCATCGATAGAATAAAGCCGCACATTTAGTGGTGGCCTTTTactgtggccaacctaaggcacacctgtgcaataatcatgctgtccaatcaccatcttgatatgccacacctgggaggtggatgaattatgaatgctcactaacactgattttgacagatttatgaacaatatttgagagagagagaggccttttgtgcacatagaaaaagttttagatctttgatcTCCTCATGAAAGaggggagcaaaaacaaaagagttgcatttatgtatattttttgactgtatatatttaacatAGTTGTGACATGGTTATGTGCTTTTGTGTTGACACCCAAAAGAGCAGCTCAGAAATCTTTTATTACCTCTTCTTCTGGTTGTTGAGCCACTCTGGCTCCTTCCTCAATACTGGGTTGGGAGCGTAGAGCAGAGGGCTTTTTACGCCGGATAGACCCACGGGATGAATCTGTTATGCTCTGGATCTATAAAGTTAGAAAGGAGGGGAGTGGATTACTTCCAATAATTAATCTACTGTACTTTCCCTCAGGAACGTGTAATTTCCATGCTCAAATCAGTGGGCACAAGTCCAGACAGACAAATATTACAACACCTTGTTGCCAAGCAGATATTTAGATCCCGTAGGGTAGTAACCCaaatcaagcattttttttaatgtaacatGCACGCACACTTGCTTACCTCTCGCTCCATCTCATTCTTGGTCAGATGCATCTGCTTGAGGATTTGTGAGCGCTGTTCCATAATTAGTGTTTTTTCATAGGTGTAGGCTGAGATGTCACTGTCATGCTAATGGAAGGGTAAAAtgattttgattgacactgttggAGAAATATGAATTTAATACTATGTTTAATACTATTAATTGGTACATTGTAAatgaaactaaataaaaaacaatagctGTGCAGGTGCTGTTGTCTATTGGTCTCACCATCTCCACCACTTCCACCTCAGCGTCAATGCGCAGGTGATAGAGGAAAGTAATGACGTCCTTTTTCATCTGGATACTGTTGTCATCCATCTGAGCCACAGTGAAAATGCGCATCTTGCACTTTCTCCAAACCTACAGAATGAAACCGCAACAGTGAATATGACTTTATAATCCAGATGACGTCACATCCACCCGAAATAATATGTTCTGCTGTGTATGTGTCACCTTATGCTGGCGTAGCAGGAAGGGCAGAAGCATCAGCATGCCTCCATCATGGACAATCCACCACACATCTATGTGTCCTTCAGTGAAGCGCTCACCATTGGATGGGTAGCTAGAGATGTTCTTGGGAACCAACAGAGCCAAACTAGCCACTGTGGTCTCTCTTACCACTTCTACAGAGTGAAAGGAGAAATGTATTTGTCTGTTTATTAAGACATTATTAATAAGATATTAATGTATTAGTCATAAGGTATTAGATATAAGATATTAATCAAAGTAATTACTGTACACCTCAGTAACTTACCAATGAAGTCTCTGAATTGTTGGTGGCACTCGGGCTGTTTCCAGTTACGTGGCCAGCTGACCATCACAGTGTTGTGCTTCAAACCTCCCAATCCCCCAACCTGGATCAAGTGGGACGTCCCATCTCTCAAATTGGAGGATATGACCACTTGAGAGAATCCCTTAACCCTCTCTGTCTCCATCAATTTCCGCAAAGACTGCAAAGTTACAATGAAATTAAGCCAGTTTTTAGACATTGAAACACATCATAGCACACTGTGTGCCCATTATGACAGACCTGGTCTGCTTTGTGGGCCTCAGTATAGTTGTCCAGAAACTTTCCTTGAACGGAGGTGCCAACGATGGTGAGGCCCTTCCCTGCTTTCAGCTGATTGGTTAGAGACAGCAGACGAGGCTGCTCTACGTTCTGCTCGCCATCCATACTGACCAGAACCAGAATCTGAGGCCTGACCAGAGAAACAATTATATACATACTGTCTATTGACTGCATCGAGAATTAGATTTCCTTTATTTACCTTTATTACAACAAAGGTTACTGTCCACTGACCTCCAGTTCTTCGTGTGTGGTGGCCCCTCCTCTAGCCTCATGAGAGCAAATCGAGCCGCACTGAGAGAGATGCCGCGTATCCCATCACCCCACTCCTTCTCAGCTCTGTCACACAGCATTGCAATGAGTTAGCATATGATGTGTCTCATAAGGTACATTTGCCACTACATTGTCACAGACCACCACATGTTCTTCTTGGTATTCATTGAAAATGacatacagcatacagtatgctGCAGCTTGTAAGTTACtgagacaaaacatttacagtagctcatttattgtttgactaatgGTGGTGAAGCAGAAATTAGCTGCTGTTCTACAGACAACTGGAATACATTGCATATAGCTTAGATCTGCTCAATTTAAATGACTACCTTGAGGCTTGTAACATCAGTACCAGTGATGCTGGCCATACCTTGTTCTCCACATTTTTTTGGAGAATGTGCAATGAAGAGCaagaagttgttcattgctctgtgtgcatcatatgaacaaataagtaagtttgatgattatttggTGCatcattacttatttatttatcagtgctcatgtgaaactttatcaaaatgtgaccatgaaaaatcaaaaatgttgacacggAATTACTatgaaattaattaacaaatgaattatgttcattatttcaagttaattaagatataaggttttatgttttttaattgcACAGGAGTAGGGAGTACATggtttcaggtcaaatgtctggaggggtacacgactgtaaaaagtttgggagcCACTGCGCTAAATATCAaccccatcatatgatgacacATACCCACAGAATTCAATGTACTTGTAGATACATGTAGCGATTCCCATGGCAACTATGGCATAATACCAGGAACAGATGAACATAAGTGAGAGGCACAAACTCATACCCAGGAAAGATAGAGCCCTGTGGGAGAGAAGATATTACAAGTTTGATCAAACTGGAAATTTCTGCCAGCATTGTAatgttattcattttttgtattttgcttgCGGCTACAGTTTTACAACTGATTCAGGCTACCGgtactccattttatttctcTCATACTAGAAAATGATCTTGCAGAAATATTTTCTACAGTGACAGACAATATGAAGCTGAGAAGCAGGCAGCACACatgaagtacagtacagtatttcctgGAGTAAAATAACCACATATACACATGTGGTGGAAATTGTTGGTGGATGGATGATAAtacacaaaaatgtacaaaaaattcACAAATGCAAATCAGACATTACTTTTGAATTGTGGTTGAAGAgatctttaaaaaacaaactaatgaaactggactggacaaaaatgatggtacccTTAACCTAATATTTTGTTGCACAACCTTTTGAAGCAATTTCTGTCAAGAGGTAATATAGCCCACTCCGAATGAACAAACTGCTCCATCTCTCTCAGGTGTGATGGGTACCTTCATCACAGTGCGTGTTTCAGCTCTTTACACAGATGTTTAATAAGATTTAAATCAGCCACTTCAGAAAATCCAATGTTTTGCACTTGGCCATTCTTGAGTGTTTTTGGGTAATTGTCCTGTTGGGGGACCCATGACCTGCAACTGAGAGACCATGCTTTCTGACACTGGGCAACGCATTTCCAGACATTCCAGAAAGTCTTGATAGTCTTGAGAATTCATTGTAGCCTGCACAGATTAAAGACACCCTGTGttggatgcagcaaagcagccaacaaaaacaaatctccTCCATGTTTCACCGTAgttataatgttgttttttctgtatgcttCACTTTCGCATCTGTAAACACAGAACTGATGTGACTTGCCAAAAAGCTCCAGATTTGTCTAACAGAAAGAAGCTTTGTAGCTTGTCAATATGCATTTTGGCCAATTccagtatttttaaaatatataattacttTTGTCAGTCTCTACTTGTTTCAGtgaccatttttttcacagAAGAGTACCAGCAATTTTTGTCCATACCAGTACTTAAACGTGTATGTCTGTGTATCAAATTAGAGGCTCTAACAAATAGGATACTGAATTACATACCGCTTCCAATTGGTAtcttccttttaaaaaaatcaactcTGTCATATAACCATACAGCTTGAAGACGATGGGTTAAATGA
Above is a genomic segment from Dunckerocampus dactyliophorus isolate RoL2022-P2 chromosome 1, RoL_Ddac_1.1, whole genome shotgun sequence containing:
- the slc12a5b gene encoding solute carrier family 12 member 5b isoform X3; translated protein: MLNNMSTDCEEGEGSPNNQGDGNPKESSPFINCTTSSDVEKNQQYDGKNMALFEEEMDTSPMVSSLLSSLANYSNLPTGSKEHEEAENNEEGARPSKKPIQAPQLGTLMGVYLPCIQNIFGVILFLRMTWMVGVGGVLGSFIIVFMCCSTTMLTAISMSAIATNGVVPAGGSYYMISRSLGPEFGGAVGICFYLGTTFAGAMYILGCIEILLIYIVPQAAIFKIKGLEGVEAEAALLNNMRLYGTLVLSLMALVVFVGVKYVNKLALVFLACVILSIVAVYAGVIKTAIDPPVFPVCLLGNRTVVSKGYDICAKVIEIDNETVTTKLWRSFCDSEYLNATCDEYFVNNNITEVQGIPGVTSGILAENLFGNYLEKGMILEKRGLVSEVDPDTSATSTNRFVLADITSFFTLLVGIYFPSVTGIMAGSNRSGDLRDAQKSIPIGTIAAITTTSTVYMSCVVLFGACIEGVVLRDKFGEGVNGNLVIGTLAWPSPWVIVIGSFFSTCGAGLQSLTGAPRLLQAISRDGIIPFLRVFGHGKANGEPTWALLLTASICEIGIIIASLDAVAPILSMFFLMCYMFVNLACALQTLLRTPNWRPRFKFYHWALSFLGMSLCLSLMFICSWYYAIVAMGIATCIYKYIEFCGAEKEWGDGIRGISLSAARFALMRLEEGPPHTKNWRPQILVLVSMDGEQNVEQPRLLSLTNQLKAGKGLTIVGTSVQGKFLDNYTEAHKADQSLRKLMETERVKGFSQVVISSNLRDGTSHLIQVGGLGGLKHNTVMVSWPRNWKQPECHQQFRDFIEVVRETTVASLALLVPKNISSYPSNGERFTEGHIDVWWIVHDGGMLMLLPFLLRQHKVWRKCKMRIFTVAQMDDNSIQMKKDVITFLYHLRIDAEVEVVEMHDSDISAYTYEKTLIMEQRSQILKQMHLTKNEMEREIQSITDSSRGSIRRKKPSALRSQPSIEEGARVAQQPEEEVQLIHSKNASTPASPTSLTAPAGGGATWTDSKGADKGKNLEAGKDLFSMKPEWENLNQIDVRRMHTALRLNEVIAKKSKEAKLVLLNMPGPPKNRVADARFHTNETRPMDNAVYRDYPFFTDVQVMIFIGFGCLLAFFRLYGFGGMVFNFLVATFSIQWAILVQGYFQFSHDGKIHLGVINLINAEFACAVVLISFGAVLGKTSPLQLLVMALLEVPVFAVTEWAVLKYLKINDAGGSILIHLFACYFGLGVTFVLYRPRLNEGHTKESTSYQSDILSLMGTLFLWVFWPSFNSALTLKGDGQHRAILHTFLGLCASTITAFALSAMINKKGKLSIADIQNVTLAGGVTVGASVDMMISPAAAYVLGMVGCTACMLGYKFLSPLLAHRFKIQDQCGIHNLHGLTGLISCTAGICAIMTASEEVYGPSFYEIFNHRAPEEGDPKLLELQALIPGLQPGLGRTAGEQALFQVAAIFSTIGLSAVGGMLTGVVLKIPYLASPTDDLCFDDQVYFDLPLEHYSPLKLSQDIDKEETVA